The following are encoded together in the Triticum dicoccoides isolate Atlit2015 ecotype Zavitan chromosome 6B, WEW_v2.0, whole genome shotgun sequence genome:
- the LOC119324673 gene encoding 3-ketoacyl-CoA synthase 5-like, which yields MSSSGIWKNLKFLFKFVVDNFLSVVTVPIAAATIVLVARLGPDEILGRLRALTPAYLFLSCFLPACAVTMYLLSQPRKVCLVDYACFHGTHLNRVPFSAFLECARQSTTLNERSIRFMSRLLESSGLGEETCLPTPVHYIPWKKYLTLEAAREEAELVVFSAIDELFSKTNVCPDTIDILVVNCSGFNPTPSFIDMIINKYKLRGDIRSVHLSGMGCSAGLISVEAARNLLQTARRGARALVVSTETLSPLLYDGNERAMLLPFCLFRMGGAAVLLSTSTAKARLQLMSVVRTLTAADDNSYKCIHREEDDKGHTGVNLSKDLIAAAGRTLKANITTLAPIILPISEKLLFAMSFMAQKLSSGRSKVYIPNFLTAIEHFCIHAGGTAVIDEVQRNLSLSNEHVEPSRMTLHRFGNTSSSSTWYELAYIEAKGRMHRSDRVWMIGFGSGFKCNSVVWKCIAPAPNTNGPWAGCIHRYPVQIKSPKTSTGNTRMAGHNNKQLRDT from the coding sequence ATGAGTTCATCAGGAATTTGGAAGAACCTCAAATTTCTCTTCAAGTTTGTAGTAGACAACTTCCTATCCGTGGTGACCGTACCAATAGCGGCAGCCACTATTGTTTTGGTAGCAAGGCTCGGACCAGATGAGATCCTGGGTCGGCTCAGAGCCCTTACACCTGCATACCTCTTCTTGTCATGCTTCCTCCCAGCCTGTGCAGTTACCATGTATCTATTATCACAACCACGGAAGGTGTGCCTCGTCGACTACGCCTGCTTCCATGGCACTCATCTGAACCGCGTCCCCTTTTCCGCATTCTTGGAGTGCGCACGCCAATCGACTACGCTCAACGAGCGGAGCATTCGTTTCATGTCGCGGCTTCTTGAGAGCTCAGGGCTCGGCGAGGAGACCTGCTTGCCCACACCAGTCCACTATATCCCATGGAAGAAGTACTTAACATTAGAGGCCGCCCGCGAAGAGGCTGAGCTCGTGGTCTTCTCAGCCATTGACGAATTATTTTCCAAGACAAACGTCTGTCCTGACACTATCGACATATTAGTCGTCAATTGCAGCGGCTTCAATCCCACACCATCCTTCATTGATATGATAATAAACAAGTACAAGCTACGAGGCGACATCCGCAGTGTGCACCTATCTGGAATGGGGTGCAGCGCTGGGCTGATATCGGTTGAGGCTGCGAGGAACCTTCTACAGACCGCGCGCCGAGGCGCACGAGCGTTGGTGGTATCTACGGAAACTCTATCCCCCCTCCTTTATGATGGGAATGAGCGAGCTATGCTTCTGCCGTTTTGCCTGTTCCGCATGGGCGGAGCAGCGGTGCTACTGTCCACGTCCACCGCCAAAGCCCGACTCCAGCTCATGTCTGTCGTGCGTACGCTCACCGCTGCGGATGACAACTCGTACAAGTGCATTCATCGGGAGGAGGATGACAAGGGGCACACGGGTGTCAATCTCTCCAAGGACCTTATCGCCGCTGCCGGCCGAACTCTCAAAGCCAACATCACCACCCTTGCACCCATCATCCTCCCAATCTCAGAAAAACTTTTGTTTGCAATGTCCTTCATGGCACAAAAGCTGTCAAGCGGGCGTTCTAAAGTGTACATACCGAACTTCCTCACAGCCATTGAGCATTTTTGCATACACGCGGGTGGGACTGCAGTCATCGATGAGGTTCAACGCAACCTCAGCTTGTCCAACGAGCATGTTGAGCCGTCGAGGATGACCCTGCACCGCTTCGGAAACACATCCAGCAGCTCAACTTGGTATGAGCTAGCATACATTGAGGCCAAGGGCCGTATGCATCGCAGTGATCGTGTATGGATGATCGGCTTTGGATCAGGATTCAAATGCAATAGTGTGGTGTGGAAGTGCATCGCTCCAGCTCCCAACACCAATGGACCATGGGCAGGGTGCATCCACCGCTATCCAGTCCAGATCAAGTCCCCCAAAACAAGCACCGGCAATACACGGATGGCAGGTCACAACAATAAGCAGTTGAGAGACACTTGA